The Chryseobacterium nakagawai genome has a segment encoding these proteins:
- a CDS encoding helix-turn-helix domain-containing protein: MANNFNFDLPKHTQEEVKFNDTLLFISNISIVFLLIHYKDKIKRLETSDQVISPSSTLIKDENESIIKTIPDSIDIEAFEKLFEKIETTMNQDMLFKDPKFNLSMMSVVLDVNSSYISKAIRYKEYPNFNTYLNRYRINYVKKLFTETDFKKITLMFIYTEAGFSNQSTFNRAFKQIEGITPSEYIQQNL; encoded by the coding sequence ATGGCTAACAATTTCAATTTTGATCTCCCCAAACATACCCAAGAAGAGGTTAAGTTTAATGACACCCTTCTATTTATTTCCAATATATCAATTGTGTTTTTACTGATCCACTATAAAGATAAAATTAAAAGACTGGAAACATCAGATCAGGTTATTTCACCTTCTTCTACCCTGATTAAAGATGAAAATGAAAGTATAATCAAGACTATACCAGACTCTATAGATATAGAAGCTTTTGAAAAATTATTTGAAAAAATAGAAACAACAATGAATCAGGACATGCTTTTTAAAGATCCAAAGTTTAATCTTTCAATGATGAGTGTTGTTTTGGATGTCAACAGCTCTTATATTTCCAAGGCTATTCGTTATAAAGAATATCCCAACTTCAATACCTATCTTAATAGGTATAGAATTAATTATGTGAAAAAGTTATTCACTGAAACTGATTTCAAAAAAATCACTTTAATGTTTATCTACACTGAAGCCGGGTTTTCGAATCAATCAACCTTTAACAGAGCTTTTAAGCAAATTGAGGGGATTACACCCTCTGAATATATTCAGCAAAACCTGTAA
- a CDS encoding helix-turn-helix domain-containing protein: MKIKKDQIHRLKLELMDRYVILMISILGVYSIIFIFFIPDKILSWYLPAGILFLGSGYSFARKRFSPNLIVNTYLILAPIFGFYLMLAFWENSVASFSWLLPIPLGAYIFFSKKGTIKYVAYTLIIIITASITADNLKYAFPKHTQREVMFTDINLFISNILVVSLLIYYKDKIKKQEILEHADSPPLPKAKPYEPKSATDIADIEGMEKLFERIEKAMNQEMLFKDVKLNLSRLSVVLDVNSSYISKAIRYKGHSNFNIYLNTYRINYVKKLLEEIDFQKTTLMYVYTEAGFSNQSTFNRVFKQIEGITPSEYIQQNLKIDDN; this comes from the coding sequence TTGAAAATAAAAAAAGACCAGATACATAGGTTAAAACTGGAACTGATGGATAGATATGTGATTCTTATGATTTCTATCTTAGGAGTCTACTCCATCATTTTTATTTTTTTTATACCCGACAAAATTCTATCCTGGTATCTGCCGGCAGGGATCTTATTCTTAGGATCCGGTTATTCATTTGCACGAAAAAGATTTTCTCCCAACCTCATTGTAAATACTTATCTCATACTTGCCCCCATATTCGGTTTTTATCTCATGCTTGCTTTTTGGGAAAATTCTGTAGCCAGCTTCTCATGGTTATTACCCATTCCTTTAGGAGCTTATATTTTTTTTTCTAAAAAAGGCACCATAAAGTATGTTGCCTATACTCTGATCATAATTATTACAGCCAGTATCACCGCTGACAATTTGAAATATGCCTTTCCAAAGCATACTCAAAGGGAGGTCATGTTTACAGACATCAATTTATTTATTTCAAATATTCTGGTCGTATCCTTATTGATTTATTACAAAGACAAAATCAAAAAGCAAGAAATACTGGAACATGCAGATTCACCACCTCTCCCAAAGGCTAAACCTTATGAACCCAAAAGCGCAACAGACATTGCAGATATTGAGGGCATGGAAAAATTATTTGAAAGAATAGAAAAAGCCATGAACCAGGAAATGCTTTTTAAGGATGTTAAATTGAACCTTTCACGATTAAGCGTTGTTCTAGATGTCAACAGTTCTTATATTTCTAAAGCAATTCGATATAAAGGACATTCTAATTTCAACATTTATCTCAATACCTATAGAATCAACTATGTAAAAAAACTTTTAGAAGAAATTGATTTTCAGAAAACCACTCTCATGTATGTCTATACTGAAGCAGGGTTTTCAAATCAATCTACATTCAATAGAGTTTTTAAACAAATTGAGGGAATCACTCCTTCAGAATATATTCAACAGAACTTAAAAATTGATGACAATTAG
- a CDS encoding transposase yields the protein MVFDFKNIHIGACIKERYESLGISMIRVCNFLNITDDEVYEMFMQKSLDTEVLLRWSKLLEYDFFRIYTQHIIIFAPQANMGYNTVSPKKDSSLPQFRKNVYTKEVIDFVLELISTGQKTKQQVIEEYKIPKTTLYKWASKYDKS from the coding sequence ATGGTATTTGATTTTAAAAACATTCATATAGGAGCGTGTATTAAGGAAAGATATGAGAGCTTGGGAATTTCAATGATTCGGGTTTGCAACTTTCTTAATATTACAGATGATGAAGTGTACGAAATGTTTATGCAAAAAAGTCTGGATACGGAAGTTCTGTTGAGATGGAGTAAGCTTTTAGAATATGATTTCTTTAGAATCTATACCCAGCATATCATCATATTTGCACCGCAAGCCAATATGGGATATAATACAGTTAGTCCCAAAAAGGATTCTTCTCTTCCGCAGTTTCGGAAGAATGTATATACTAAAGAAGTAATAGATTTTGTTTTGGAGCTTATCAGTACCGGACAGAAAACAAAACAACAGGTAATAGAGGAATACAAGATTCCTAAAACTACACTTTATAAATGGGCTAGTAAGTATGATAAATCTTAA
- a CDS encoding helix-turn-helix domain-containing protein, which translates to MIEQGPDYIRIYTDIIAMKHPQKLEICAPILQKKRLTALDVLKLNEIVFGLEGIETEKFNQRHKSYDKSAIIKILNFQKDHGYNNTQMANQFKMSRNTLAKWKKSFECNQ; encoded by the coding sequence ATGATAGAACAAGGTCCTGATTATATAAGAATTTATACCGATATCATTGCCATGAAGCATCCTCAAAAGCTTGAAATATGTGCGCCTATTTTACAAAAAAAAAGATTGACGGCATTGGATGTTCTTAAGCTTAATGAAATTGTCTTCGGATTAGAAGGAATTGAAACAGAAAAATTTAATCAAAGACATAAGTCTTATGATAAGTCTGCTATTATAAAAATTTTAAATTTTCAAAAAGACCATGGATATAATAATACTCAAATGGCGAATCAATTTAAAATGAGTAGAAATACTTTAGCAAAGTGGAAAAAAAGTTTTGAATGTAATCAATAA
- a CDS encoding SusC/RagA family TonB-linked outer membrane protein: MINKNLFNSKIWIPPVAVFFLGIVSVSGQNSKPKKDTLKEKEIDEVVVVAYGKAKRNSYTGSVATISSDKINNRPVTNITKALEGQVPGIQVTGASGQPGATSTIRIRGVGSVSASSEPLYVVDGIPFDGNINAISPNDIESISVLKDATASALYGSRGANGIIIITTKSGKKGEARVNLNISQGFSGRAVKDYEQVTTDQYFQLYWEAMRNGYQSGQISAQQAAQMATDNIVSGTGLSINPYGANYPKPVGTDGKLLPGARALWNDDWRDVLQRVASRNQVDLDISGGNEKSNYFFSLGYLDDKGMAIESGFKRYSTRLKINSEVKKWLNVGANLSYTNSIQQAPSSSDSKASNIIQAARAIPSFYPYYERNPDGSYVVDAEGNKIYDFGRYRPTAALQNQNLAASLPLDKNENKIDNFSGKGFMEFTFLPELKFRTSFSVDLVSFNEHFYTNPLLGQGKETGGSVRKANSRTLSYTTSNILTYDKRFGKHHINVLGGHEFYKYDYQIISGSRQGFSLPNYYEPDAASLLVDFGGNSDKLSLLSFLGKVEYDFDNKYFLSASTRADSSSRFSKDNRWGTFWSVGGSWKLSNEEFIKNLNFFNQLTLRASYGGQGNDKLLRPNGQSLYYAYQELYRDSPLAGEPGKTLEKVGTPNLKWETNLNLNVGLEFAILNNRIKGNVEYFERKSKDLLFNVPVAPSLGITDYPANIGTIKNTGFEFSLFTTPIKNTDFQWNVDINLSTLNNTVTKLPKGPLVVGTTKQLNEGGSVYDFFIPEWVGVDPSNGKPLWKTITKDANGNPVEGTTSEYAKATKMLQGSALPKLTGGVSTSINYKNFDFSALLTFKIGGKILDTDYTSILHNGNLGGRAWGTEMLNRWTPDNPYTDVPALSTKTNNWTSVSTRFLYSGTYARLKNVSLGYTLPSDYFETIGLKKFRIYIQAENLLTFYKHKGMDPEQALDGTTYYRYPAMRTITFGLQATF; the protein is encoded by the coding sequence ATGATTAATAAAAATCTATTTAATTCTAAAATTTGGATTCCACCCGTTGCTGTATTTTTCTTAGGAATTGTAAGTGTAAGCGGGCAAAATTCCAAACCGAAAAAGGATACTCTTAAAGAAAAGGAAATTGATGAAGTGGTTGTGGTGGCTTACGGAAAAGCAAAAAGAAATAGCTACACCGGTTCCGTAGCAACAATTTCCAGTGATAAAATCAATAACAGACCTGTGACCAACATTACCAAAGCATTGGAAGGACAGGTTCCCGGAATTCAGGTTACCGGTGCATCAGGACAGCCTGGAGCTACTTCTACGATCAGGATCAGAGGGGTAGGTTCGGTTAGTGCTTCCAGTGAGCCTTTATACGTTGTGGATGGGATTCCTTTTGACGGAAACATCAATGCGATCAGTCCTAATGATATAGAATCCATCAGTGTTTTAAAAGATGCTACGGCAAGTGCTTTGTATGGTTCAAGAGGAGCGAACGGAATTATTATCATTACCACAAAATCCGGTAAAAAAGGAGAAGCCAGGGTAAACCTTAACATCAGCCAGGGGTTTTCAGGCAGAGCGGTAAAAGATTATGAGCAGGTCACTACGGATCAATATTTCCAATTGTATTGGGAGGCAATGAGAAACGGATACCAATCCGGTCAGATTTCTGCACAACAGGCAGCACAGATGGCAACAGACAATATTGTATCTGGTACCGGATTATCAATTAATCCTTATGGAGCTAATTATCCAAAACCAGTGGGAACAGACGGGAAATTATTACCGGGGGCGAGAGCTTTATGGAATGATGACTGGAGAGATGTTCTTCAAAGAGTTGCTTCCAGAAATCAGGTTGATCTAGACATCAGCGGGGGAAATGAAAAAAGTAATTATTTCTTTTCATTAGGTTATCTAGATGATAAAGGAATGGCTATTGAATCTGGGTTTAAAAGATACAGTACGAGATTAAAAATAAATTCTGAAGTTAAAAAATGGTTGAATGTTGGAGCGAACTTAAGTTACACGAACAGTATTCAGCAGGCTCCAAGTTCTTCAGATTCTAAGGCGAGTAATATTATTCAGGCGGCAAGGGCAATTCCGTCTTTTTATCCTTATTATGAAAGAAATCCGGATGGATCTTATGTAGTGGATGCGGAAGGGAACAAGATTTATGATTTTGGAAGATACAGACCTACTGCGGCACTTCAGAATCAAAATTTAGCGGCAAGTTTACCATTGGATAAAAATGAAAATAAGATCGATAATTTTTCAGGGAAAGGATTTATGGAGTTTACATTTCTTCCGGAGCTGAAGTTTAGAACAAGTTTTTCTGTTGATCTTGTTAGCTTTAATGAGCATTTTTATACCAATCCGCTTCTTGGACAAGGAAAGGAGACCGGAGGATCTGTAAGAAAAGCGAATAGCAGAACACTTTCCTATACGACCAGTAATATTCTGACTTATGATAAGAGGTTTGGAAAACATCATATTAATGTATTGGGAGGTCATGAATTTTATAAATATGATTACCAAATTATTTCCGGTAGCAGACAAGGTTTCTCATTACCCAACTACTATGAGCCTGATGCAGCCTCTCTGTTAGTGGATTTTGGAGGGAATAGTGATAAATTAAGCTTGTTGAGTTTCCTTGGAAAGGTGGAGTATGATTTTGATAATAAATATTTCTTATCTGCATCTACAAGAGCTGATAGTTCTTCAAGATTTTCAAAAGATAACAGATGGGGGACATTCTGGTCTGTAGGAGGTTCATGGAAACTTTCAAATGAAGAATTTATTAAAAATCTAAATTTCTTCAATCAGTTGACATTACGTGCAAGCTATGGAGGACAGGGGAATGATAAATTATTAAGGCCCAATGGACAGAGCCTTTATTATGCTTATCAGGAATTATACAGGGACTCACCTCTAGCTGGTGAGCCTGGAAAAACGTTGGAGAAAGTAGGAACTCCTAATCTGAAATGGGAAACCAATCTTAATTTGAATGTAGGACTTGAGTTTGCCATTCTTAATAACAGAATTAAAGGAAACGTAGAATATTTTGAAAGAAAAAGTAAAGACCTCCTCTTTAATGTACCGGTTGCTCCGTCTTTAGGGATCACTGATTATCCGGCCAATATTGGAACAATAAAGAATACAGGTTTTGAATTTTCATTATTCACAACACCTATTAAAAATACGGACTTCCAATGGAACGTGGATATTAATCTGAGCACCTTAAACAATACGGTAACTAAATTGCCTAAAGGTCCTCTTGTGGTAGGAACAACCAAACAATTGAATGAAGGGGGATCTGTATATGATTTCTTTATTCCGGAATGGGTAGGAGTAGACCCAAGTAATGGAAAACCATTGTGGAAAACCATTACAAAGGATGCTAATGGAAATCCGGTGGAAGGAACAACTTCAGAATATGCCAAGGCTACAAAAATGCTGCAAGGTTCTGCTCTGCCTAAGTTAACTGGAGGAGTCAGTACGAGCATTAATTATAAGAATTTTGATTTTTCTGCATTATTGACATTCAAGATTGGGGGGAAGATTCTGGACACAGATTATACTTCCATCTTACATAATGGAAACTTAGGTGGACGCGCATGGGGTACGGAAATGCTAAACAGATGGACTCCTGACAATCCTTATACAGATGTTCCGGCTTTAAGCACAAAAACGAATAATTGGACTTCAGTTTCTACAAGGTTTCTTTATTCAGGAACCTATGCAAGGCTTAAAAACGTAAGCTTAGGATATACATTACCATCTGATTATTTTGAAACGATCGGATTGAAGAAATTCAGAATTTATATTCAGGCAGAGAATCTTCTGACCTTCTATAAACATAAAGGAATGGATCCTGAACAGGCATTGGATGGGACAACTTATTACCGATACCCGGCGATGAGAACGATTACTTTTGGTCTTCAGGCAACATTCTAA
- a CDS encoding RagB/SusD family nutrient uptake outer membrane protein → MKNLKYLSFALIGLWSLTSCESEMDTAPTDQANSVEVFKTAESAETVINGTWAKFNNDGTTFANIGYSTVLRASDAMGSDVAVLTNKYGFSSTYDFTEMVNNTVGRPLFIWTMLYSTINNMNNVIAKIDAAEGSQAKKDQVKGQAKALRAFCYLNIASFYQFSYLKDKSALVAPIYTEPSTTSTVAKKKSSLEDVYTLIKSDLTDADNLLKNYTRNNKDKINRNVVNGILARVYLNTGEWSKAAASAKTAREGFPLMTPEKYKEGFNDINNEEWIWGSRQTQEQSDGSYAFHYLDVSSSGSYYYSFMADPYFKKLFDANDIRFQLFSWDALPAREGLLRYAKFKFKATLIADLVYMRAAEMYLIEAESEARNGNVTQAVTALNQLRSARNANAYIGPLTQNDVVNEVLIERRKELFGEGFSLSDIIRTQGTVERKPFVDAEGKPIKVQVTTSNGTIKTVDGKGHSVFDLPNKTPFVPNSPYYLFSIPLKEIENNPNL, encoded by the coding sequence ATGAAAAATTTAAAATATTTATCTTTTGCATTAATAGGATTATGGTCACTCACAAGTTGTGAAAGTGAGATGGATACTGCTCCTACAGATCAGGCTAACAGTGTGGAAGTCTTCAAAACGGCTGAAAGTGCAGAAACGGTTATCAATGGAACCTGGGCAAAATTTAACAATGACGGGACTACTTTTGCTAATATCGGATATTCGACTGTATTAAGAGCAAGTGATGCGATGGGAAGCGATGTAGCTGTGTTGACCAATAAGTATGGTTTCTCATCTACTTATGATTTTACAGAAATGGTGAACAATACAGTAGGTCGTCCTTTATTTATCTGGACGATGTTGTATTCCACTATCAATAATATGAATAATGTTATTGCCAAAATTGATGCTGCAGAAGGAAGCCAGGCAAAAAAAGACCAGGTAAAGGGGCAGGCAAAGGCATTGCGTGCTTTCTGTTATCTGAATATTGCCAGCTTTTATCAATTCAGTTATCTTAAAGATAAATCAGCACTAGTTGCTCCAATTTATACGGAACCTTCAACAACAAGTACTGTTGCAAAGAAAAAATCCAGTCTGGAGGATGTTTATACTTTAATTAAAAGTGATCTTACGGATGCCGATAATTTATTGAAGAATTATACAAGAAATAATAAGGATAAAATTAACAGGAACGTAGTAAATGGGATTCTTGCAAGAGTTTATCTGAATACAGGAGAATGGAGTAAGGCTGCAGCATCGGCAAAAACAGCAAGAGAAGGTTTCCCTCTGATGACTCCTGAAAAGTACAAGGAAGGATTTAATGATATTAATAATGAGGAATGGATCTGGGGAAGCAGACAAACTCAGGAGCAGTCCGATGGGAGTTATGCTTTTCACTATTTGGATGTATCTTCATCAGGAAGCTATTATTACAGCTTTATGGCAGATCCTTATTTTAAAAAATTATTTGATGCCAATGATATCAGATTCCAATTGTTTTCATGGGATGCTCTTCCGGCAAGGGAAGGGTTGTTGAGATATGCTAAATTTAAATTTAAGGCAACGCTTATTGCAGATCTTGTTTATATGAGAGCAGCTGAAATGTATTTGATCGAAGCAGAATCAGAAGCAAGAAACGGAAATGTAACTCAGGCAGTAACAGCTTTAAATCAATTGAGGTCAGCAAGAAATGCTAATGCTTATATAGGCCCATTAACACAAAATGATGTGGTAAATGAAGTTTTGATTGAAAGAAGAAAAGAATTATTTGGTGAAGGATTCTCTCTTTCAGATATTATCAGAACGCAGGGAACTGTGGAAAGAAAGCCATTTGTAGATGCAGAAGGAAAGCCTATTAAAGTTCAGGTGACCACTTCTAACGGAACGATAAAAACCGTTGATGGAAAAGGTCATAGCGTATTTGATCTTCCGAATAAGACTCCGTTTGTACCAAACAGTCCTTACTATTTATTCAGTATTCCACTGAAGGAGATTGAAAATAATCCCAATTTATAA
- a CDS encoding DUF6660 family protein, producing the protein MNLLRWILAIYFMALSLMPCEDVSHPLDSGNKKIALSIHGAHSTEKGDVCSPLCACSCCQITVSAFRMDPLLEIPEQVSAYFSKKILFHKNDFAYKIYDPIWQPPKI; encoded by the coding sequence ATGAACCTGTTAAGATGGATACTGGCGATTTATTTCATGGCATTATCACTGATGCCATGTGAAGACGTGTCCCATCCACTGGATTCAGGAAATAAGAAAATAGCATTAAGCATTCATGGAGCTCATTCTACTGAAAAAGGAGATGTTTGTTCACCACTTTGTGCTTGTAGCTGTTGTCAGATTACAGTTTCTGCATTTAGAATGGATCCTTTGCTGGAAATTCCGGAACAGGTTTCCGCTTATTTTTCAAAGAAGATCTTATTTCATAAAAATGACTTCGCTTACAAGATATACGATCCTATCTGGCAGCCTCCTAAAATTTAA